Genomic DNA from Oncorhynchus clarkii lewisi isolate Uvic-CL-2024 chromosome 5, UVic_Ocla_1.0, whole genome shotgun sequence:
cagcatgatggagcatcttgccataaggaaaaaataagtggctcggggaacaaaacatcgatattttgggtccatggccaggaaactccccagaccttaatcccattgagaacttgtggtcaatcctcaaggaggtgggtggacaaacaaatatccacaaattctgacaaaactccaagcattgattatgcaagaatgggcgacaaaaatatctaaagacactgaagcagcaaactttgtggaaattcatatttgtgtcattctcaaaacttttgaggcgttactacagacccgggttcgatcccgggctgtctCACAACCAGTTGTGgccaggagtcccataggacggcgcacaattggcccagcgtcgtcagagttaggggaggggtggctTATCTTGGCTTattgcactctagcgactccttgtggtgggccgggtgcctgcaggctgaccccggttgccagttgaactgtgtttccaccgatacattggtgcggctggcttccgggttaatctggcgggtgttaaggagcaCGGTTAGGCGGGTTTAGTTTCTGAGCATAACGCGACCTTCACTTCCCAACCCCGTTgaagagttgcagcgatgagaaaaGATTGAATTTGGGAAGAAAAACAGGGTAAAATAAATTGAAAAAAAGACACCCTGTTGTTCATGGTTtggggcgtcaggtagcctagtggttagagcgttggaatagtaactgaaaggttgcaagatcaaatccccgagctgacatggtcaaaatctgtcgttctgcccctgaacaagccaCAAGCCACACTGAGATGTGAGGTATGCAAGacttcactctctcacacacacagtgcacaggTTTGCATCACGCTGTTTAAAGCACGGTAACCAGGGCACCAAAATAGCAGAGAAGCTAAGCCTCGCGCCACAACAATCTTATGCACCATTTACACATCGGCAGACATTCACTTTCAATGGAAGGAAAGCGAGAGAAGCAGAGTGGGCAGGGGGACCGTTGAGAACATGGCGAGGGAGCTGAACAGGGCCGGACTAAAGTTGGGGAAAGCGGAACTTTATTGAAATCCTCTGCGATATcgtgactagaggtcgaccgattaatcagcatGGCCACTTGTTACGTGAGTGCAGCATGGagccaagctagctagctagcattaaacgtatcttataaaaacaatcaatcttaacataatcactagttaactacacatggttgatgatattactaggttaactagcttgtcctgcgttgcatataatcaatgctgtgcctgttaatttatcatcgaatcacagcctactttgccaaacgggggatgatttaacaaaagcgcaatcgcgaaaaaaaatcacaattgttgcaccaatgtacctaaccataaacatcaatgcctttctttaaatcaatacacagaagtatatattttttaaacctgcatatttagttaaaataaattcatgttagcaggcaatattaaccagggaaattgtgtcacttctcttgcgttcgttgcgaactaatttgccagaattttacataattatgacataacgttgaagtttgtgcaatgtaacagcaatatttagacttagggttgctgCCCATTCAATAAAATACGGagcggttccgtatttcactgaaagaataaacgttttgttttcgaaatgatagtttccggattttaccatattaacgtatttctgtgtttattatattataattaagtctatgatttgatagagcagtctgactgagcggtggtaggcggcagcaggctcgtaagcattcattcaaactttactgcgtttgccagcagctcttagcaacgCTTGATTCACGGCGCTGTTTGActttaagcctatcaactcctgagattaggctggcaataataaagtgcctattagaacatccaatagtcacaggtatatgaaatacaaatggtacagagagaattagtcctataattcctataataactacaacctagaacttcttaactgggaatattgaaccaccagctttcctatgttctcatgttctgagcaaggaacttaaacgttagctttttttacatggcacatattgcacttttactttcttctccaacactgtgtttttgcattatttaaaacaaattgagcatgtttcattatttatttgagacttaATAAATtctatttatgtattatattaggttcaaataaaagtgttcattcagtattgttgtaattgtaattattacaaaatatatacaaatatgcaggtcctccaataatcggtatcggcgttgaaaaataatTATCGGTTGCGCCTCTAATCGTGACGCAAGTAACCAATCAAAGCGCACCATAGCTTCCAACCCCTACTGGATTGGTTGTTCATGCGTAACGCTACCTAccttgcttgcttgctagctagctaacttgttaGCACTCACATTAGGGAGAAGCTAGCGTGGCTAGGTGAGTGCTGCTTGTATAGTGTAAATGGCTGGTAAATTGTTGTGGAAATTGCCCCGTTATGCTTTTCAATTTCTGCATCTACGTCACatagctgagtctacctttaagtcctgcgacagacagacgggcgtttaaaaaaaaatctatggtACCAAAACCAAAAAGATTATACACTTTTTAGCATCTCCAATCTGAAGTAAAAGAATGAGTTGAAAATGCAAGCTTGTGTAATTTAGCAGTAACACGTTGTCCACAATAAGGAAATTTGCGATATTTAAAATTAAATATGTTAAAAGTAATTAAATATTTTAGTAAACGCAGCACACTCACATTTTTACAACAATGACATACATTTCTGAACGCTTGACGTCCCTGATTTGACAGTTTACTTACAGCCAGCTAACTACCCCACTTGCATGTGTGGGTAATAACGGATTCATTGACAACTGGTGTGtcaatatctagctagctaggtggCTTAACCGTACCATACTGTGTGGTTAACTAGATTAATGGTGTTTGCATGAAAATAAGCATATCAATACAAATTATGAATTCATACCTGATCatcttcaaataatatttttgcaggAATCTCCTTGCGAATGATTTTGCCGAAGATTGTATCACCGCCGGGCTGGGCAACCTGAGCTTTTGCTATCTCATCCGCCATGGCGCTAGACGTTGGTCTTTGTAGTACGCATGCGCTTGAACCTCTGCCTCAAAGGTTAAAGTTTATGGGCTCTGCAGAACGCCAAAACTTGCACACAACAATTGTTTAAAAATATTGAATGCCATTTTTGGATTGTCTGTATCACTGAGGTATAATAAGAACGTGCTGTATCATcgaagacagtacagtatggagacAGGCTAAAACTGCTTATACTATAGATGTCATGGTCAAGTTGACAAGCAAAAATCATGCGTCTAAACACGTCATCGGGCTCTCGCGCCACACTGCGCACgtgcaggccgtcaaatcaaaggTACACCTTCGATATAAAGTTGCTTTTGACAAAAAttaaaacgtgtcagtttgtcagtCTCATGAAGTTGGAGTAATAACAAGTTCGGATAGTTAAGGCATTGGCTCAAATCTAGTTGAGCCTTTAGCTTtcgagaaaattaacaactaaggaaGAATGTTTTACTTCTCTCATTTACTTCTCCCCAAAACCCTCCGCTTGGTCCGCTTCGCAAGCGTTCCCGAAAGTCTcgcgatgttgcgcctctgggtttagaaactctgtggtatCAGCACTTCATACAGGGCGCGGAAGCAGGGGTGTTATCAGAGATAGAACCATTTTGGCCgaaattctgcacattttctcatagattaaacatttgatctcaatagaGTTTTCTGTTCTTAAAACTATaatatgttatgaacagagtggactaaggtttgtagactttaccctttccCAAAGTAAAACAGAACTCGcgttgtttaggagtgcaaaggCGAATTTAGGTATTGCACACTGCACAGGCGTTCCCAAACCGAAACATGCAAATATttgctagaacgcgccaataaGATCTCGCTAACTTGTGCTTAGATCTGcacacctccttgcttgttctgcccaccaGGACTCATCTGTTCCTGTTGGAAACGACAGACAGTGGTCTATTTTGGGTTAGTTAAAACATGTTTGGTGTAACCATTAGTCCAGCAActaaaacgagagtttctattggacaaattcagctaGGTTCCTCCCCGTTTCGTTCTGTTGGCTTCCGTTtaaaaaacgttttgcaacagaatgaATAGCCTCTGGCTAACCTCAAATTTGTACATAGAGATAGAGGACTTCTTCGATATCATGGCGTTCGCACATTTTGTTTATCTATGACGCCACCTACTGTGATGTAGTGTGTGGTCGATCACGTTACACTTTGTGATATAAAACTAAAAGGGAGggtgaaaaataacaaaatgtgcaCCACCAACTCACCCTACACAAAACATGAAGaaccaccttcctaatattgagttgaccCCCCCTTGTTctcgacacaaaccggtgcgcctggcacctactaccataccccgttcaaaggcacttgaatcttttgtcttgcccatttgcccattcaccctctgaatggcacacatacacaagccatgtctcaattatctaaAAGTTTAAAactccttatttaacctgtctcctccccttcatctacactgattgaactggatttaacaagtgacatcaataaggaatcatagcttttacctcgattcatctggtcagtttatgtcatggacAGCGCAGCTgctcataatgttttgtacactcagtatatataccactatttaaaaaaaaaacatttaaatcacCATTACTTTGACCCTAACTGATCTAACATCAGGCCAACGGTCTAGAAGGACGGGACCTCAACCTGTCTCTTTcgcaaaaaaaacaacatcatATACACAGTGcgtttggaaaatattcagaacatttgaattattccacattttgttacgttacaaccttattgtaaaatggataaaacatttgtaaaaatctcataaatctacacatcccataatgacaaagcaaaaactgtttataaaaaaaaaaatcaaatgtattaaaaataaacaacgGAAATAGCAcattcataagtattcagaccctttactcagtactttgttgaagcacctttggcagcgattacagcctcgagtcttcttgggtatgacgctacaagcttggcacacctgtatttggggagtttctcccattcttctctgtagatcctctcaagctctgtcgggttggatgggaagtgtcgctgcacagctattttcagttctttccagagACGTTCGATCAGATTCAagtacgggctctggctgggccactcaagaacattcagggacgtgtcccgaagccactcctgcgctgtcttggctgtgtgcttagggtcgttgtcctgttggaaggtgaaccttcgccccagtctgaggtcctgagggctctggggcagcttttcatcaaggatctctctgtacttcactcctttcatctttgcctcgatcctgacttgtctctcagtccctgccgcttacaaacatccccacagcatgatgctgccaccaccatgcttcactgtagggatggtgccaggtttcctccagacgtgacgcttagcattccGGCCAAAGAGTCAATcttggtgtcatcagaccagagaatctagtttcttttggtaaactccaagcgggctgtcatgtgccttttactgaggagtggcttccgtctggccactctaccataaaggcctgattggtggagtgctgcagagatggttgtccttctggaaggttctccagtctccacagaggaactctggagctctgtcagagtgaccatcgggttcttggtcacctccccgattgctcagtttgggcgggcggccagctctagtaagagtcttggtggttccaaacttcttccatttaagaatgatggaggccactttatctttggggaccttcaaagctgcagaattTTTTGTACCTTTTcacagatctgtgtctcgacacaacgaggatttaaaaaataaaaatccattttagaataaggctgtaacgtaacaaaatgtggaaaaagtcaaagggtttgaatactttccgaatgcgctgtacaatacaaaataaaattAATCCAAAAACCCATCCCTCTCCTTCAGTCATAGTCTAAATCATCATCCCTACACAGGCTAAGGAGCCTGTGAGGACGGAAAATTTGTCGACAGGTTTCTTTGTAATGCCTATATTGTAAAATCCCTGAGTCACATTAAAACATTGCGCCGCATTCACAACGATGCCTGTTTTCTCAGATGTCCTCTTTGTTAGCGCTGTGCCGTTCATAACCAATGCCGACTGACCCAATAAACAACACCTTTTTAACATGTCACGATCCTGTTGTTACAGGGCATCTCACATAACCCAAATATACAAGCGACTCTTCTTCAAAGAACAAAAGAATGGTTGGAGTGGTTCGTCGGCGTGCGCCAACCACTACATTCACCATACGGGTCAGTCGGCGTGCACCAACCACTACAATCACCATACGGGTCAGTCGGCGTGCACCAACCACTACATTCACCATACGGGTCAGTCGGCGTGCACCAACCACTACATTCACCGTACGGGTAAGTCGGCGTGCACCAACCACTACATTCACCATACGGGTCAGTCGGCGTGCACCAACCACTACATTCACCGTACGGGTCAGTCGGCGTGCACCAACCACTACATTCACCGTACGGGTCATTCGGCGTGCACCAACCACTACATTCACCATACGGGTCAGTCGGCGTGCACCAACCACTACATTCACCATACGGGTCAGTCGGCGTGCACCAACCACTACATTCACCGTACGGGTAAGTCGGCGTGCACCAACCACTACATTCACCATACGGGTCAGTCGGCGTGCACCAACCACTACATTCACCATACGGGTCAGTCGGCGTGCACCAACCACTACATTCACCGTACGGGTCATTCGGCGTGCACCAACCACTACATTCACCGTACGGGTCAGTCGGCGTGCACCAACCACTACATTCACCCTACGGGTCAGGTGGCGTGCACCAACCACTACATTCACCGTACGGGTCAGTCGGCGTGCACCAACCACTACATTCACCGTACCCAAATATACAAGatacaattatcacaacataggttgtaatatggctttattgctggcttggcttccccagtgattttacccacgcactgcTGCTGCTCCAACAGGGTCAACGGGAAGGATCCGTCAATGAAGTTGGAACTCCCACCCAGTTGACCACATGAAAATGGATGGAAGCCCTCACTGGCGCTGCCCATACAAGTTcggccttttggccactagaggcctctatcattcttcaTGATTCTTACGCTCTCTAATGCTGCATCGTGCCTGTATTGCTTACTGTCGAGTCGGTTCAATTGTAAAGTCAAGATGGCTTCTCGTTTGAAGGTGATTGTTAAAACGTTAAGATTTTGGCATGTTTTTGTATTATATATTGCTTCCAGAGCATTTGATTTTTATACGACTGAAAACAATTTAAAAATAGTAATTTTTGTTCATCTGGATAACCGTATAAGATAAACCAGCTCACATGTTTTAGCATTTgaactagctagcaagctagtaaACTAGCCTAGCTGGCTATATTAGCAAACTTACCTAGTCCTAGGCTTGGCCATCTTGAAGGTAATGAATAATTGTTTGTAGTGTTATCGTATTGCAATAGAGATTGTTGTATGATAAAGGTTATTTCATCGTTTCTTTACATAGGTCCTCAGAGTGTTCAAAGCACTGCACAGAACAAGAATGGAGTTGTTCAAAGAAGATACCAGAGCATTGACAGGTAGTTAGTTGGCTATTATCAAATGAGTTGCTAGATAGTAGACAGTTGATTATTTGTAATAAGTggaatcagttgtgtagtgctaAATATATGGTAATGTTAcgcatacaaaacattaagaacacctgctctttccatgacagactgaccaggtgaatccaggtgaaagctatgatctcttattgatgttacttcaatcattgtagatgaaggggatgatacaggttaaataaaataaacattttaaagcCTTTGAGAgactgagtgtgtatgtgtgccattcagagggtgaatgggcaagacaaaatatttaagtgcctttgaacggggtatggtagtaggtgccaggcgcaccggattgtgttaagaactgcaacgctgctgcaTAGTATGGCTCAATCAAACCACATGTCAACAAACTCTGTCGGTGCATTTGTGACAAATTGAACAAAATCGTTGCATTTTCATGCAAAATGTCAAAATAGCTGCAGCAAAATCTAGCATTTTACACTGCAAATATCACAAAAAAATCCATTTGAAATCCTGGAGGGATTGACTATATACGATATGTGTAGTAGCAGTGACTGTAACAGCTGTTTGACCTGActagcttttttttttaaatttttttttaatgttcaaCCCCCTAAGCTGCAAGAGGAAAGATAAATGAGGAATTCAGGAAAAACAAAAATGAGACTTCGGAGGAAAACATCAGTCAGGTATAGTAGGCTTTGCATTCATTCATCAGGAAAGGGGATTCTTATCGATGATATGAGCTAGCACTCTTGGTTCAAAGCTTAGTCTACATATCCAGCATACATATTGATAACTGGTATGTGGTATTGTTAAACATACACTTGTTTAACAgtctttcctagccaccgtgcttctacatctgcattgcttgctgttttgggggttttaggctgggtttctgtacagcactttgtgacattggctgatgtaaaaatggctttataaatacatttgatttgattgatgtgtCTAGAGACTGAGCACAATAGAGAGATTGTTCATATTTCTACTGTATTTTTCCAGATGATTAAAATGGCCGCTGGTGTGGAAGTGTTTCTTCGTCAAGATGTCGTACAAGCCGAGCATGTAGCTGAAGATAGGATtcgtaagttattttatttttaaacaatCAAGTCTAATACATCAAGAAAAGGAAAACATTTTTTGCTATATTTTTTTTGCCACGTTGGGTTATGAGAAACACAACAATTACAGCAGTCATATATAAGAACGATATGAATAGGGGTTTAGGCTATGCCCACAAGGGGTTTGTTATTCACATTTAGCCTCCAGTGTTTCCTGTGTCTTTTCATTTCACAGAACTCCGACCTAGAGAGAGCCTTCTTCTGGAAAACGTACCATACTGCGATACACCAAGGAAAAGGCCTTCTTCCAACAATGCACCAAAACAAAGTTGTAACGATGCACCGATTACACGATGTGAATGACCAACAATAACAGCTGAAGACTTTATTTCTCACTCCTCTGGAAGAATTTAAGTGTAATTCGAGACATCAATTAtagaacatacagtatgtaattgtatgatgtgtgtgtgtgtgtgtgtgtgtgtgtgggggggggggggggggtgtttaagAGTTTGTCATACAAATGTGGAAGCTGTAGATTTGGCTTTGAAAGGTCAAAGGTGAAATTCATTGTAAATTCAATGCATATTATTTTGTTTGCTGCTATATATGTTGATTTCTTGTTGAATGAATGACTGTTAATGCCATAACTGAGTTGTGTTATATGACTTTGAGAACAGTACCAGATTTCGTATCGTAATACTCGATACCAAAAAGATACCAAGGGAAAAACAGAAGGTGTATTAGCCATTAGTCACGgaatggcacttgatccagacaAATCTTTTGAGTTCAGTATCATTACATTTGAATTGTTATATATGTTTTTATGTATGCATTAATTAATCAACTACACTCATAcaaacaatgtgattttttttttttagcaatctAACTACATAATTTATTTGAGTGGTCAATCTAGTCTTTTGATAATCTGGGTAAATCaaaatgtagcctaggcctatttACAATACAGATTAATGCATATTCAATagaagtgtgtgcatgcattgagttattgagcttgttttggctgatttcatggAAAACAATCGGTTTCCCTTCAATTTGGGACTCGttttattgtactgatcaacaTTGTATAGAAGAAGAAATATCTAATTTTATAAAAGTTCGCGCGCTAAAACCATTTTAGATAATTCCATTGGTCGTTAAGTGAATTGTCCACTCACCCGGGGCACCGTGCCATGAAAAAAGGAACTCCACCACTCAGGTTCGGGGATCGAGCAAAGATGATCTTAACTGGGAGAGACGTGACGAATAATGATTCGGATGACTATAGGCTTTGAAGTCAGCTATATTTTGTGTTATGGTTTGCAAGCAAGGTGCGAATTACACCTTGATATCTTGACGAACATTTTTTACGGGCCTGAAAATGAATTATCTTTTGATGTGGCATGAATAGTTCCAGTTCACGTACCAGTTATCAATATGTATGCTGGATATGCAGACTAAGCTTTGAACCAAGAGCGCTAGTTTACATCATCAAACTAATGGACATGGTTGCCGTGTTTGCATTATTCAAGCGTGTTAACGTCTGTACACGTCTGTGATCCTCTCAATCAGTAGACGACGCCAGTGACCACAGGTTATGCTGCTTGCATAATAAGTGGGAAACTCGGAAAATACATGTAAAATACTTGTCCACGTGTTTTGAACTCGTTGATAACGCAGATTAGTTCATGGCAAACAAGCTGCAACAACCATCAAAATAAAAGTACAGATATCATCCTcgtaaacaaatgaaaatattgtATTTTATCGTGTTTTTTTGTGGCATTTTAACTGCGAAAATGCTGTTATCAAGGTAATTTCCTTTGTATGTGACGTCAAAGTTCAGAATGTGGGAGAAGTCGGAGCTCAGAGATGATGGACTAATGTCCCACAGGTGGGGGGAGcgttcaagtggatttttcccCCAGCTTTTTTTGGTCAATGTGTGTGCAAATACTGTACCTATATGgctgtttcccagacacagaataAGCCTAGATCTACAGTTCTACAAGGGCTATAAAATAACCCTAAAGTAGATGCTTTTTCATTATTACACTTAAAATAGAGAAGGACTACTAAAACACACAGAAGTGGGTGGAGGGGGGTAGGAAGACGTCAGAAACGGATGTTCTGTTTGAAGCAGATGATACTTGGagtggagatgagagagaggaattgGATTACAAAAATAAACAAGACAAATTAAGTGGTAGTGGAATCTAGTTAAATCCGATCCTTGTTCTGATTCTTTTGGGGGTCGGAGTGAGGGTTTTGGATCAATGGAGTTACCTGGGAGATCCATTTTGAAGTCTATGAAAATCGTGGATAAGATGAGGTGGCGTCGATGAGAGTAATGAGAAGTGGTATTATTTTGGTTTTCTGTGCATCTGTGGAACAGAAGGGAGCGTGCTCTGCGCCTCAGGAAGATGTCGGAttggaatgtgttgtgtgtggaTCTTCAAAGCAGTGTGCCTATCAAGGGTGTTATGTTATGCGCTACAAGCAAATGCAAGGGAAATACATTAAGAATTGGATCAAGTGGTTGGTGCACACCGACTGACCCGCATGGTGTATGGAGTGAGGAAACCCACTCTATCCATTCTGTTGGTTTTTGAAGAAGAGTTTCTCCCTTCTCACGTAGTATTTGGGTTTTGTGAAATACCCTGCAAGAGCCTACATGCCCAAACCCCATGCAGTGTGATAAATGTAAATTATTTGGTCATGTGTCAAGTGTATGTAGACGGGAGGAGTATCGTATGCCGGCTGAGCCTAAATGTTACAATTGTGGTGGCGAACATGCGCCTCAATTTACTGAAGTGTCCTGTTAGGGCGAAGGAGAcaagaataagggctgtccagaaTGCCTGCTCTCCGGAGGCTGGGTGAgaagagtggaagagaggaaTAATGGTAGTATAAGGAGACACCAGTGATTATTCTTTGTCGACAGAGGGATCCTGACATGTTTTCATGTTAAAGAAGGTGGACTCTGTAGCGTTTATTGCATTGATTATCAACTGTACAGCGCAAACAGAGAAATGGGAAAATAGGCATCGTTGTGAGTGTGTCTATGTTTTTGGGGTGATTTTACAGCAGAGGTATTACAAGAAATCCTGTCAATTAATACTCTGTCCTCACAGGTTCCTGAGCCTGTGTAGGGATGTGATTTGAACTGTGACCTAAGgagtgttt
This window encodes:
- the LOC139408293 gene encoding LOW QUALITY PROTEIN: complex III assembly factor LYRM7 (The sequence of the model RefSeq protein was modified relative to this genomic sequence to represent the inferred CDS: inserted 1 base in 1 codon), which codes for MLHRACIAYCXSRFNCKVKMASRLKVLRVFKALHRTRMELFKEDTRALTAARGKINEEFRKNKNETSEENISQMIKMAAGVEVFLRQDVVQAEHVAEDRIQLRPRESLLLENVPYCDTPRKRPSSNNAPKQSCNDAPITRCE